In Rutidosis leptorrhynchoides isolate AG116_Rl617_1_P2 chromosome 2, CSIRO_AGI_Rlap_v1, whole genome shotgun sequence, one genomic interval encodes:
- the LOC139887630 gene encoding probable receptor-like protein kinase At5g38990 yields the protein MLSATSVTFTSSSSSTSAPSCRRFTLAEIQSATNDFDDELVIGRGGFGKVYKSRISIQETGHVVAIKRLDCMSNQGASEFRAEIEMLSKLRHCNLVSLIGYCDDNKEMILVYEYMPNGTLYDHLHKDATPLTWVQRLKMAVGAGRGLDYLHTCFGTRQGVIHRDIKSSNILLNENWEAMFELLSGRLAVDERQEEEQCSLVRWSQKCVKQRKYDQMVDPTIRGTVSNKFLKRFA from the coding sequence ATGCTATCTGCAACTAGTGTCACttttacctcatcatcatcatcgacttCAGCTCCTTCATGTCGACGTTTTACTCTTGCAGAGATTCAATCTGCAACTAACGACTTTGATGATGAACTAGTCATTGGGCGAGGAGGATTTGGAAAAGTTTATAAAAGTCGAATTTCTATTCAAGAAACTGGTCATGTTGTGGCCATCAAGCGGTTGGATTGTATGTCCAATCAGGGTGCATCCGAATTTAGGGCTGAAATCGAGATGCTTTCAAAGTTACGCCACTGTAACTTGGTGTCTCTGATTGGTTATTGCGATGATAATAAGGAGATGATACTGGTTTACGAGTATATGCCCAATGGAACATTATATGATCATTTACACAAGGATGCTACTCCTTTAACATGGGTTCAAAGACTCAAAATGGCCGTAGGTGCTGGACGTGGATTAGACTACCTTCACACTTGTTTTGGGACCCGCCAAGGAGTCATACACCGTGATATCAAGAGTTCAAACATTCTTTTGAATGAGAACTGGGAAGCCATGTTTGAATTGTTATCAGGGAGGCTTGCCGTAGATGAACGCCAAGAAGAGGAGCAATGCAGTTTGGTCAGGTGGTCTCAAAAATGTGTGAAACAACGAAAATATGATCAAATGGTTGACCCTACTATACGGGGAACAGTTTCTAACAAGTTTTTAAAAAGGTTTGCTTAG